The Catharus ustulatus isolate bCatUst1 chromosome 28, bCatUst1.pri.v2, whole genome shotgun sequence DNA window caaaataaatcaaacaagAACCAGCCTCATAAACCTGATTTTCCACCTCACATCCAAAGCCTTCAGCGAGTGACACAAGTTTCAAagctgcagaggcagccagcagcagcaagaagagACCCAAGAGCTGTCTGACCTGTGACAGGGTCGTTCTCCAAGGACATTCGGCTGAAGGCAGGGGTGGCATTGGAGATATCAGACAGTGTGCGACGCGCAGTGGCCACGGGCAGCGGCGGCTTGGGGACATCGTAGCCATCCTCTTCATTCTCGGACTCCTCAGGGCCATtgctggcaggggctgctgccaggtTCCCTTCATCTGCAACAGGAGGCACCTTctgagctctgggctgagctgtcTCTCAAGGCAGACTCTGCTCCCCACTTTTCCAAACACTCACAAGACACAAACTAAAGTTCTGCTGTTAAAACCTCACATTTAATGGCAGTTCTTTCCATACAGATGCAGTGTGCATGCACAGACTCATATTTCCACGTACATCCCAGCTattttaacaacaaaaacaaatgtaATTCCTTTAATTCAGCCCAAAATGCTGCTCCACTGGGAGCAATTCATTGTTCCTCAGCTGCTTTTTAGCACACCCACTCACCAGAAGTGTTGACAGCCTCGAAAGCAGAGGATGCTGCTTGGGAGTGAATGTTGTACATTGCTTCATACATGGAGCCCTCAGGCTGCTGGTCACAGTCCAAAACTCTGAGGGAGAGAACACATTCCCTTCACACAGGTGGCAGTGGCCACCACCTCCACCCTGTCTCTGTGACAGAGTTTGTGCACAGCTTCTTGTCTCAAGGTGAAATCACCAGTGCTCTGTGAAATATTTGTTCTAGAAAATGCTCTATTAATGTTTATTTCTGTACAGCATCTCAGCTTCAAAGAGTTCAAATGATACCAGCAAAACTGATACCaccaaaaattacattttaataagAGTTTTGAATTTCTGCTCTCAAAAGATTCTTGGCAGGGAGAGTGGGAAGGAAGGGGATATCTGAGTCCTTCAATACTGTACAAGGACTCTGCTCAAGAGCAGTGGTCACATTTCCTTTATTGCTATTTTAGTCAAGATCTGGTGAATATCACTGGGGGAATTCAGAAATCTGAGCAAGCAAAATTCCCACCCTGATGTCCCAAAtgtgctgccccagagctgggaggaggaagagcaaagCCAGCCACAATCTCACCGTAAACTCTGAGTCATTTCCAAAGGCATTTTGAGCTCTGGTTTTTGCACAGCAGGACCTGGAGGCACCACAGGCAGAGAGGATGGTGACATGTATTCAGTGTCCTCATCGCTCTCAGACTGCTCCCCAGGAGGCAGTTTTGGTACAGGCAGTGGTCTGGAGGCAAGAGAAATAAGATATAAAACATTTACACCAAATCTAATTAATACCAAGGTGCCTTTTAAAATCCACAGTCACCTCACAGCAAGTCTGtctacagaaataatttggttttcagGATGCAGCCCACAAGGTCACATCAGCAGAAGGTCATGATGCAAAAGCAAGTGACAACATCATCACATTTACATCACACAAAGCCCCACtcaaaagtgaatttattaaaGAGCTGATGGCAACTGGAGCTTGATTCCTgttgccacagcccaggggaacTCCCACCACTCCCCACAGCTCTTTGGGATGCTGatttcagctgctttctctAAATTGTGCTTTGAGTTTAAGACTGAAAGAGTTGTGCCAGCTCTGTCATGGCACCAGCACCCTGCAATTCCCACTCTGGAAGGTGTGAAAAATCCCAACAGACCTGGCAGCTAAGGAGTAGATAGCATTGGCAGACGAGGAGggtttgattttggggtgttcacACTCTGAGGTTGCTGCTGGGccactgctggagctctggaagACAAAATTCCAAACCAGGACTCAGAAAAAATGCATGTCCCAGTGTAGCTGCAAGGCCACTCATTCAACAGCCTCTGTGGAAATGAAATCCTCATTAATTCCACTGAATTTACTGACACCTCCAAATCTAGGAATTCTCTGACAGCTTTCCCTCAGTGAGGACACTGCAGGGGCTTTCCTGCAGGAAGAACTTCACATGTTTTGAGATTCCAAAGGCCTTGGCAAATTCAGCTGAAACAGGCCAAAGTAGGAGCCAAGAGGAAAAGGATGCAGACAAGCAAACATATTTGGAGACAGGATAACAACTGTGCACGTGCCATTTTCTTAGAAAATCTGGCTAAAAATGTGCTTGCTTTCAATTTTAGAAAGCTGGAAGcattagaaggaaaaattaaggaaatggaatcaaggaaagcaaaactgcCTGCAATTTCTTTTAGAGAACAAAATGTTGGACTACTCAATCCACTGATAACAGTGTCCTGCAGGTGACCTGAACTCAGATTTTACCCAAACTCCTGACAGCTGATGTGTGTAGGTATCTCAGGGCTGAAAAGCCACCAGAGTAAATCAGACTTTTTCATGTAACAAAACATTCACAGCTTTTCAACATTGAAAGGTGAACAATGAGAGGTGAACAATGAAAGGTAAAAAATCAAAGGTGAACAGTGAAAGGTGAACAGTGAAAGGTGAACACTGAAAGGTGAACAATGAAAGGTGAACAATGAAAGGTGAACAATGAAAGCTGAACAATGAGAGGTGAACGGTGAAAGGTGAACAGTGAAAGGTGAACAATGAGAGGTGAACAGTGAAAGGTGAACAGCGAAAGGTGAACAGTGAAAGGTGAACAATGGAAGGTGAACAATGAAAGGTGAACAATGAAAAGTGAACAATGAAAGGTGAACAATGATCAGGCAAGTGTGGCTCATGACTGCTGAAAGTGGGATTGCTGAAACTGGGATTTCAGCCTTGTTCCCAAGAGGAATGAGAGCATTTCCCTCGCCTGGAATTCACCAGGTTCTTCCCATCCCTCCCATGCCAAAATTCCACTCCTTGGTGTGAGAAGAGGCTGCCTTTTCTCCCAGATTACCTCCAACCCCACCCCTCCTACTCACCCCCGGGCTGTCCAGGCTGAGGGTACTGCCAAGCCTCAGGCTCTCAGCCCTGGATTCCACCTGGGAGGGCAGCGAGAAGGGAAGCGAGTGCCTGTTGGACAATTCCCTGCCAGCCCACGGCTCCGCAGCGCCCACACCCACGGCCGGGGCTTTGGGCATGGGCCTGCCTGGCCACAGGTCGCCCTGGCGGCCGGAGGGCAGCGGGGGTGgcttgtccctgctgctgggacagtcACCAGGGGTGCAGGGCAGCGGCCGGCGCTGCGGGCGGCTCTCGGTGCCCAGCGAGTGCGGCCGgtccggcggcggcggcgggggcagGTCCCGGAGCGTGGGTGGGATGGGCAGAGGTTTGTCCTTGTGCAGAGCACCAGGGGCAGCCTGTGGGGAGGAGCAGAGTGAAACAGGGCTCAGCAAAGCTCAGCAAGGAAAGATAAACAGGAGGGAGTGCGGCAGCAGGGTGGTTTTATCTGGAGATATCTCCACACCTTCTGAACAGGCTTGAGGAGATAACACAGAACTATGTGCACTCCAGCCAGGCTTTGAACACCTCAGATTCCTCTTCTTGAGGGAAAACATGAGCTTACAGCAGCCTCAGATTGCATTCCAAACAGAGCCTcctcattatttaaaaaatgattcAATTGTGGGTTATTTGTACAAGTTAACATTCATCAGTCAGTGATGAGTATTCACAGAAACAGGTATTTTCTACTGCCTGAACTTTCttaattccattatttcatCTGCACCAGATGAAGAACTGCTGCATCTCAAGAACCATTAACTTAATGCCACCAAGATCATCCTACTGCCTTCTGCTGATCAATCAGAAAGCCAGCTCATTTCTCCAGTCACACACATTGAATTCCTTCCCTCATTTTCTACATAAAACATGCTTGATACAAAAACAAGTCCAGAAAAGTTAGGAGAGAAATATGATATCTTCTGTATTAACTAGAAGAAAATAGGAAGGGTGAAGGGAGAAGGGATTGAGGCTGAAAACCAGAGAATATGaaggtaataataataatttgtcaGTAAGGGAGGtcagacagaaaaggaagaaaatacttgaGGATATCAGAGAGAAGACATTGGGGTCACCCAAATTGCAGCtgaaggaaggggagggagcTGTGTCTGACCTTGGAggtggtgccagggctggaggccCCAGGGGGATTGGCcactctctgctgcagcaggtccAGCCGGGGGGGCACGGGAGGGAGCGCGGCCTGAGGAGCCACCGAGAACGGCGAGGGAGGACGTTCCACCTGACACAGGGCAATGGCAAAGTCAGCACATGGCTCAGCACACACAGTTCCTGCTCTCTGgagaggctctgcagctccactgGTGACAAACTGCTCTGTGAGTACCTCACAGGAATGGAGCCagtggccagcactgcagcgCTTGGAGCaatccaggctgagctgtgagACACTGAAATGCACACTTGGAAACACAAACCAGGCTGTTCTGATGGAGCAACAAGCCTGTCCCAGTgggccctgagcagggacaagCTGCTTTTCAACACCAGAGGGCACAATCTGCTGCTAAACCTCCTCCCTGTGCAAACTCCTTTCACCACAGAGCACCAAACCCTCCATTTTTGTCCCTGGAAAGCTGCTTTTGCACTTAAAGCAGCACAGTGCCTGttattctctttgttttctcttttttgcaaGCAAAGGTAGTGctgtttaattttgaaaagcttCACATATGTTTGAGCTcactaaagcaaaaaaaaagataccaACACTGACAGGATGTCACACCAGGAAAATTGCTCTGCTTCCCcaaaatatgtataaaaagCCCTCCAGGAATAGTGATTACTGATTAGTGCATTATTCCACAGGatggaaaataaagggaaataagACACCAGGTAAACCAGAGGTGAAGATTCTTTCTGAtcaggaaatgcagcttatttCAGTTGATTCAGCTATTAAAAATTAGCCAAATTCAACCCCACTTCCctatgcattaaaaaaatgcaagagtAGCAATCAGACtgtgaaatgagaaatgaaaagtaaaaaaaaaaaatgaatgcctGTACACAGCTCCTGGAGGGAAGCAGCACTAATGGCAGAGTTATCACACCTTTATTAGACAGATTTATCAGCCACCATATGAAAAGGTGACAGCCAAATTGAGCTCCTCAGCAGAACTGCCTGCCCTCTATTCATCAGGACCTTGGAAAGGCTGTACCTGCCTGGCTGTATCCATCACTGGGGAGAAATGGATGAATTTCTGCTGATCTGGGTGAATTCTGGCTAAGGAATCAAAATCTAACACACAGAGGAGTGTTCCAAACCCAGCTCTTCCATTCCAACAGGTCAGGCCAGCTTTTTCACCCCTCTGGCCATTCCTCCAAGACAACACATAAAAGATCAAAGGCTTCCAAGTGTGATCCCAAAATGAACAGTGTGAAGTGAGCTGACAAAACTGGACCTAAATCCCTGTtttccacaggcagcaggatCTTTACTGCTCTGCAGTCTGCCAACAAATCACCAAGAGAAAACTGCACTGCCACATTTATCAGCACCCATCCCAGTGACCTTACTTTGGTACCAGCGAGTTCTTTCATCATGAAGAGGGAATCATCAGctttgtcatcatcatcatcatcataattGGGAGAGGGGGTTCCTTCTGCCCCTTGCCTGGAcaatcctcctcctcctctgggatCAAATGGATCCACCACGATTGGCTCCGTGCCTTTGATCTCACAGCGACAGAAGGGACAACCTTGGCCTTCTGATTCCTGCAGGGGACACAAGAGATCTGTCACAGCAGCCTTGGGGGAGCACAAATTATCACCTGCTTCATCAACACTCAGCTTTTAACCTGCTTTTTGGAAGGGAGCTTTCAACTCACAGGAAGACAACAGCAAACTGGGCTAGAAATATGGAATATTTTCTCCTTGAAGTAGAAAAACAGCACTTTAGGAAGTTTTTAAGAGATCAGCCATCTAAACAGCTTCTGATGCAGTGACATTATGGACAATGTTTCTGCTACCTTCTCTCCACACCTGAACAGTTCTGTGAAAGATCAAGGAGCTGCCCTCAGAGACACACAGAGGCCAAGGCTCACCTGCCAGGCTGTGAGACAGGAGGTGCACATCAGGTGCCCACAAGGTTCAATCTTCACATCCTTGTCGTTCTCAGCACAGATTTTACACAGCTGGAAGGTGGAGCCCATCTCACAGTACAGCTCATATTGCTCCTGAGGGAAAGACAGCATAAATCACAGGGAGAACAGAAATAGTAAAGATTTCACCATCATTGATGCATCTATCAAGCTCTGAAAAAAGTGGAATTCAAATTATccaataattttcatttaatcatCCCAAGATGACTAAAGAAAAGCAAGGTTCAGACATGTTGAATGGAACAAAAGCATCAGTGCTGGcagaaaattctaaaaataaacccTTAAAATCTGTCTTTGCAATCTCATCTGCCCATCCTTACTGTGCAAAGATTTCTGTAATTCCTGTAAAATACCACAACCCTAAAAACAAATCTTGGGAATACCAAATATGACAGAAGTGGATGAATagctgaggaggggagaaaTCAGGGAGAAAGGCAGAGTTTGATGGAATGGAATATTTTACTCACCTGTGTAACTTTAATGTGGTCCTGAGGTGTGGGCTCACACAGGCCAGTCAAGTCAGGATTCTGATTCCGGCCGTCAGGAAATAAATAACTGGAAgaagttggggaaaaaaaaaatctctgtatgTGCCTGTACACACATGTACAGACACACATATCTAAAGTTTCTTTTGGaggtgggaaggaaagaaaaaatgagtgTGAAAAGCAAAGGGTGGGAAGTCAAGGTATTCTGAATTCTAAAGTTTTGGAAGAATTTTATGATTGGAGCAAAATTAAACATATATTCTTAAAAGATTAAGggtttgacaaaaaaaaaaggatttatgaGAAGGGAAACACTGCTGCACATTTTTCATCTGCTACTGCACAGCTCTCCAGTGCAAAGACAGCTGTCAGTAATTCCTGAGTGCCAAAATAGTTCAGCAATGAGTTATTCCATTACCAGCAATGGGACTATTCAAAATGTAATGCTTTGTTGTgctaatttttataaaattacttACAAGCCTTCCCTGAAGCCATCAATCAGTGCTTGGAAAAGGGGTTTGTTGTGGGGGATTGTCTGGAGAATGTTCCCATCTGCAGTGACGTAGCCGATGGCCCACTGACCCAGGCGGGTGCAGCTCAGTCGGAAAATGTAACTGAgaacacacagaggaaaagaaacttcAGCTTGGAACAGACAGAAAAGATTCAGTGACAAGCAGGCAGCCATTGTCTGGCCATATCAagacagcaaataaaattaGTAGGAATAACTTGATGATTTGTAGCAGTTTCAAAGGGGAACTTTGCAATATGatacaaaataagaaaagaatCCAAGCATTGGTCTCCAGGTGAAATTAAACCCAGAATCCAGAGCAAGAGAAGTTAACATCCTTAAAATCATTTGTTTCAAATCAACTTTcaaaaagccaacaaacaaacagataGCAGGAGGTTTCCATGtttaaaagcagctcaggaataAGCACACAAGCTGCAGAAAGGCCCAGAGCTgatgtgccagccctgctgcaatCAGGACTCccagcagggccctgctgcCTGAGCTCCCTCTCACCTGCCAGGTTTGTGAATGAATTTCTGCAGCCGGGCCTTGACCTCGTCATAGGTGAGGAATGCCATATAGCCAGGGTGAGTCACTGCCAGGCTGTTCCAGTTCCTCAGCAAAGATgaccagggctggggaagcaccaaagaaacaaattaacCACACACTTCTGGGAAGGGTCAATATTCCTGAATCAAAGGGTTCCTCACTTAGAGAAACATGTTGCTGTTCCACCAGGAATCCAGCAGAGGAACCAAAACCTTCATTCCCATGCAGCACTTGGCATTTCAGTTCCTTGgctgctggaaaataaaatcatcacCTAAGACAGACCTTAATCAAAACTCCTTTAATAAATACAAAAGGAGAAGTCACTGAGGTCACAGCTTAAGAATAGCCATCAattgtgctgcttctgcagagaACATGACTCATTCCCCAGACAGGGATAGAGGCAGGAGTTTAATGAGATTATGCACAGGCCCAGGAACCATGACTGGTCTGCTCTCCAACACCGACTTCCTGcatggcctggggacagtgacctCCCCTCTGTGGCTCAGTTTCACTGTCTGTAACTTGTGACTATTCCTCACCAACCCAACCTCACCAGGGTGTGGCAAGGACTGTGCCTGGGCTCAGATCTGAATAAAGAAACCAGCACACACATCTCAAATACTGCTTAAAATGATGCCCCAAAAGGCACAGCAAGCATTTGAAATCTCCCACCCCTGAGAAAG harbors:
- the CBL gene encoding E3 ubiquitin-protein ligase CBL — its product is MSAPLKKGPGGLIGLMKDAFQPHHHHLGPHQPGAVDKKMVEKCWKLMDKVVRLCQNPKLALKNSPPYILDLLPDTYQHLRTILSRYEGKMETLGENEYFRVFMENLMKKTKQTISLFKEGKERMYEENSQPRRNLTKLSLIFSHMLAELKGIFPSGLFQGDTFRITKADAAEFWRKAFGEKTIVPWKSFRQALHEVHPISSGLEAMALKSTIDLTCNDYISVFEFDIFTRLFQPWSSLLRNWNSLAVTHPGYMAFLTYDEVKARLQKFIHKPGSYIFRLSCTRLGQWAIGYVTADGNILQTIPHNKPLFQALIDGFREGFYLFPDGRNQNPDLTGLCEPTPQDHIKVTQEQYELYCEMGSTFQLCKICAENDKDVKIEPCGHLMCTSCLTAWQESEGQGCPFCRCEIKGTEPIVVDPFDPRGGGGLSRQGAEGTPSPNYDDDDDDKADDSLFMMKELAGTKVERPPSPFSVAPQAALPPVPPRLDLLQQRVANPPGASSPGTTSKAAPGALHKDKPLPIPPTLRDLPPPPPPDRPHSLGTESRPQRRPLPCTPGDCPSSRDKPPPLPSGRQGDLWPGRPMPKAPAVGVGAAEPWAGRELSNRHSLPFSLPSQVESRAESLRLGSTLSLDSPGSSSSGPAATSECEHPKIKPSSSANAIYSLAARPLPVPKLPPGEQSESDEDTEYMSPSSLPVVPPGPAVQKPELKMPLEMTQSLRVLDCDQQPEGSMYEAMYNIHSQAASSAFEAVNTSDEGNLAAAPASNGPEESENEEDGYDVPKPPLPVATARRTLSDISNATPAFSRMSLENDPVTGFSDGSQVPERPPKPLPRRINSERKAGSCQAGGASSGASSSLHLSSEIENLMSQGYSYQDIQKALVIAHNNIEMAKNILREFVSISSPAHVAT